From a region of the Toxotes jaculatrix isolate fToxJac2 chromosome 7, fToxJac2.pri, whole genome shotgun sequence genome:
- the LOC121184395 gene encoding uncharacterized protein LOC121184395 yields MSVPFSGWKVVDDRELESSQEPQNRGVYTMYHGTSIASARLIIASGFKQSSDGMLGKGVYVSRSMKKASHYPLNSNPSDRVVLELRVRVGRVKRIDQDNHPLQKTWHDKGYDTAWVPPNCNMAAVPSGLEEDCVFDPRRVKVIRIAKAPDTIIEKELQQLLGTRSGRRGNGTADVCSLCKRKTQHGSQHIKQQCWECGKKICILMPKHFCAPKPCKMSVQFFGWEVTYDDNSPCMELGASQEPKDRGVYTMYHGTSVANAQLIIAGGFQQSPDGMLGKGVYVSRDKEKAQRYPLKSNPSDRVVLRLHVCVGRVKRIAQDNDPMQKTWHAYGYDTAWVPPKCNMAAVPSGLEEDCVFDPSRVKVVGITTAPDAVLAELQQHVANSLTNSTGSGGAVDVCSLCKRKTPQGAPHIQHSCWGCGQNICALMIKHVCPVHPIQ; encoded by the exons ATGTCAGTGCCATTCTCTGGCTGGAAGGTGGTCGACGACAGGGAGCTTGAGTCATCGCAGGAACCTCAGAACCGGGGTGTATACACTATGTATCATGGGACCAGCATTGCAAGTGCACGGCTCATCATTGCCAGTGGTTTTAAACAGTCATCAGATGGCATGCTGGGAAAGGGTGTGTATGTCAGTCGCAGCATGAAAAAGGCGTCTCACTATCCATTGAATAGTAACCCTTCAGACCGTGTGGTGCTTGAGTTACGTGTGCGCGTCGGCCGTGTCAAGCGTATTGACCAGGATAACCATCCTTTGCAGAAGACCTGGCACGATAAAGGCTATGACACTGCTTGGGTGCCCCCCAATTGTAACATGGCAGCTGTGCCCAGTGGCCTCGAGGAAGATTGTGTATTTGACCCCAGAAGAGTGAAAGTGATACGCATCGCCAAGGCACCGGACACCATCATTGAGAAGGAGCTTCAACAGCTTTTAGGAACAAGATCCggaagaagaggaaatggtactgcagatgtgtgttcactgtgtaaGAGGAAGACCCAGCACGGCTCCCAACACATCAAGCAGCAGTGCTGGGAGTGcgggaaaaaaatctgcattcTCATGCCCAAGCATTTCTGTGCACCTAAACCCTG CAAGATGTCGGTGCAGTTCTTTGGCTGGGAGGTGACCTATGATGACAACTCTCCTTGTATGGAGCTCGGGGCCTCTCAGGAGCCCAAAGACAGGGGGGTCTACACTATGTACCACGGTACCAGTGTTGCCAATGCACAGCTCATCATTGCCGGGGGCTTTCagcagtccccagatggcatgCTGGGAAAGGGTGTGTATGTCAGTCGTGATAAGGAAAAGGCTCAACGTTATCCATTGAAGAGTAACCCCTCAGACCGCGTGGTCCTTCggttacatgtgtgtgttggtcgTGTCAAACGTATTGCCCAGGACAATGATCCTATGCAGAAAACCTGGCATGCATATGGCTATGACACTGCCTGGGTCCCCCCCAAATGTAACATGGCAGCTGTGCCCAGCGGCCTCGAGGAAGATTGTGTGTTTGACCCCAGCAGAGTGAAAGTCGTGGGTATTACAACGGCACCGGATGCTGTACTGGCAGAGCTTCAACAGCATGTCGCTAACAGTCTAACAAACAGCACAGGAAGTGGGGgtgctgtggatgtgtgttcaCTATGCAAGAGAAAGACCCCCCAGGGTGCACCACACATTCAGCATTCTTGCTGGGGCTGTGG